In Streptomyces sclerotialus, one genomic interval encodes:
- a CDS encoding lytic murein transglycosylase: MAAKFGRRLRRGAASSVVAALALAALTASQAPDAAEAAGSSSRDAPRGDTPIDGGSSYFTDLPPLGSPQPPGKGKGGDGPLATGPMESGIPATVLAAYKQAEASLAQTHPGCKLPWQLLAAIGKVESGQARGGAVDANGTTLQPILGPQLNGNGFARITDTDGGRFDNDTTHDRAVGPMQFIPSTWAVWGTDANGDGASDPDNIYDAALSAGRYLCAADRDLSVPADLNRAILGYNHSEEYLRTVLSWYEFYRKGTHEVPDGAGVLPTGPRTNDSGGGNGGSGSGSGNRKTGDAADRTKDRESAGKGTTPGKDTDSGKDGEDAQSGGGSGSDGGTKPGPSPEPGTGGSSPGSEPGSGTDDGSSPGTTPGGNNETPTKPPAPTPPAPLASLERLGAKERSATAGETFADPLQVRAENTADRTVSGVKVQYEIRGDGDTRFEGGAAKVTVTTDKEGIATAPALTAGEKAGTYTVRATAVGRAVPATDFTVTVKARPQADALARTSDKQLQAAAEASYADAVEVKATYQGKAAAGVAVTATVIAGDAADPAKAEQSTEGPYFKDAKGAPLRTLAGLKTDADGLLKLPEIFTDDHPGTYKLRLTTAGGAVLLVDLKVG, translated from the coding sequence ATGGCAGCCAAGTTCGGCCGACGGCTCCGCAGAGGAGCGGCCTCCAGTGTGGTGGCGGCGCTGGCCCTCGCCGCGCTCACCGCCTCCCAGGCGCCGGACGCCGCCGAGGCCGCGGGCAGCAGTTCCCGGGACGCCCCTCGGGGCGACACCCCGATCGACGGCGGCTCCTCGTACTTCACCGACCTGCCCCCGCTCGGCAGTCCGCAGCCGCCCGGCAAGGGGAAGGGCGGGGACGGCCCCCTAGCCACCGGCCCCATGGAGTCCGGCATACCGGCGACCGTGCTCGCCGCGTACAAGCAGGCCGAGGCCTCCCTCGCGCAGACCCACCCCGGCTGCAAGCTGCCCTGGCAGCTGCTCGCCGCGATCGGCAAGGTCGAGTCCGGGCAGGCCCGCGGCGGCGCGGTCGACGCGAACGGCACGACCCTGCAACCCATCCTCGGCCCCCAGCTCAACGGCAACGGCTTCGCCCGGATCACCGACACCGACGGCGGCCGTTTCGACAACGACACCACGCACGACCGTGCGGTCGGCCCGATGCAGTTCATCCCGTCCACCTGGGCGGTGTGGGGCACGGACGCCAACGGCGACGGCGCGAGCGACCCCGACAACATCTACGACGCGGCCCTCTCGGCCGGCCGTTACCTCTGCGCCGCCGACCGCGACCTGTCGGTACCGGCAGACCTGAACCGCGCGATCCTCGGCTACAACCACTCCGAGGAATACCTGCGCACGGTGCTGTCCTGGTACGAGTTCTACCGCAAGGGCACGCACGAGGTGCCCGACGGCGCCGGCGTCCTGCCGACCGGGCCGCGCACGAACGACTCGGGCGGTGGGAACGGTGGTTCCGGCAGCGGCTCCGGCAACCGGAAGACCGGCGACGCAGCGGACAGGACCAAGGACCGGGAGAGCGCCGGGAAGGGCACCACCCCGGGGAAGGACACCGACTCCGGAAAGGACGGCGAAGACGCGCAGTCCGGCGGCGGATCCGGCTCCGACGGCGGTACGAAGCCCGGCCCCAGTCCCGAGCCAGGCACCGGCGGCTCCTCCCCGGGCTCCGAGCCCGGCAGCGGCACGGACGACGGCTCGTCCCCCGGCACGACGCCGGGCGGCAACAACGAGACGCCCACGAAGCCCCCCGCGCCCACCCCGCCCGCACCGCTCGCCTCCCTGGAACGCCTCGGTGCCAAGGAGCGGAGCGCGACCGCCGGCGAGACGTTCGCCGACCCGCTCCAGGTCCGCGCGGAGAACACCGCGGACCGCACGGTCTCCGGCGTGAAGGTGCAGTACGAGATACGCGGCGACGGCGACACCCGCTTCGAGGGCGGCGCCGCCAAGGTCACCGTCACCACCGACAAGGAAGGCATCGCCACCGCGCCCGCCCTGACCGCCGGCGAGAAGGCCGGGACGTACACCGTCCGCGCGACGGCCGTGGGCCGCGCCGTACCGGCCACCGACTTCACCGTCACCGTCAAGGCCAGGCCGCAGGCCGACGCCCTCGCCCGCACCTCCGACAAGCAGCTGCAGGCAGCGGCCGAAGCCTCCTACGCCGACGCCGTCGAGGTGAAGGCGACCTACCAGGGCAAGGCCGCGGCAGGCGTGGCCGTCACCGCGACGGTGATCGCCGGAGACGCGGCGGACCCCGCGAAGGCGGAACAGAGCACCGAAGGCCCGTACTTCAAGGACGCCAAGGGGGCGCCGCTGCGCACTCTCGCCGGCCTGAAGACCGATGCCGACGGCCTGCTGAAGCTGCCCGAGATCTTCACCGACGACCACCCCGGGACGTACAAGCTCCGGCTCACCACGGCCGGCGGGGCCGTGCTCCTGGTGGACCTGAAGGTGGGCTGA
- a CDS encoding DUF4184 family protein, whose product MPFTLSHAAAVLPALRRDGTARGPLLASALVAGSFAPDLTYFADTAVPGAMAFGEFTHTPAGVLTVDTLCAALLVGVWLLLRGPLLALLPAAWQQRGWALVRGRDWRSLSRGQLAVRFWCSAVLGALTHIVWDAFTHPGRWGVRLLPVLQEYAGGWPVYAYVQYGTSAVALVALAWFVRSALRRAPRATAPAALPVLGHRARLWCGGLLTLCVLLGAGHRVLRAHAVYGGSATWFDYVPTVLFGAGAGLGAGLPVWAAAVHLRDRRRRRTQAAAPAEETAAGG is encoded by the coding sequence ATGCCGTTCACACTCAGTCATGCCGCGGCGGTGCTGCCTGCCCTACGCCGCGACGGTACGGCACGCGGGCCGCTGCTGGCGTCCGCTCTCGTCGCCGGTTCCTTCGCGCCGGATCTGACGTACTTCGCGGACACGGCGGTGCCGGGCGCGATGGCGTTCGGAGAATTCACGCACACGCCGGCCGGTGTTCTCACCGTGGACACGCTCTGCGCCGCGCTGCTGGTCGGAGTCTGGCTCCTGCTGCGCGGTCCGCTGCTCGCGCTGTTGCCGGCGGCGTGGCAGCAGCGCGGTTGGGCGCTGGTGCGCGGCCGGGACTGGCGCAGCCTGTCACGCGGGCAGCTCGCGGTCCGCTTCTGGTGTTCCGCGGTGCTGGGCGCGCTCACGCACATCGTGTGGGACGCGTTCACGCACCCCGGGCGCTGGGGCGTCCGGCTGCTGCCCGTACTGCAGGAGTACGCCGGCGGATGGCCGGTGTACGCCTACGTGCAGTACGGCACTTCGGCGGTGGCGCTGGTGGCCCTGGCCTGGTTCGTACGCTCCGCGCTCCGCCGGGCACCGCGCGCCACCGCGCCCGCAGCGCTGCCCGTGCTCGGCCATCGGGCGCGGCTGTGGTGCGGCGGGCTGCTGACGCTGTGCGTACTGCTGGGCGCCGGACATCGGGTGCTGCGGGCGCACGCGGTGTACGGCGGGTCGGCGACGTGGTTCGACTACGTGCCGACGGTGCTCTTCGGTGCGGGCGCCGGGCTGGGGGCGGGGCTTCCGGTGTGGGCGGCGGCGGTCCACCTCCGCGACCGCCGGCGCCGCCGTACGCAGGCCGCCGCTCCGGCGGAGGAGACGGCGGCCGGGGGCTGA